In Crinalium epipsammum PCC 9333, a single window of DNA contains:
- a CDS encoding tyrosine-type recombinase/integrase has translation MVTLIAVFVIMDDSKLVPQLPDLLMLANQTPDVLRDFVADKRSPKTKSEYAKDIKDFFQFVTGNNPRPQQVVEFLELDRFRAMAIVLSYKQNLIERGLKEATVNRRLAALRSLVNYAFKVGKCSWTLADLKSERIKAYRDTTGIKPSEFKKMLSLPDLDTNRGRRDYAILRLLWDNALRRGEVSSLNIGDLDLDARRLWILGKGRGSQKEAIALSIPTVNALQEWLQARRETDINQPLFISLDKASPGHRLSTTSIYKIVNAIALDAGITKKLSPHRIRHSSVTAALEATGGDVRRVQKLSRHSNLNTLMIYDDNRLSHQGEITDILADLV, from the coding sequence ATGGTTACGCTAATCGCGGTTTTCGTAATCATGGATGATAGTAAGCTTGTCCCCCAATTACCGGATTTACTGATGCTGGCGAATCAGACTCCAGATGTTTTACGTGACTTTGTAGCTGATAAGCGCAGCCCTAAAACTAAGTCGGAATATGCTAAGGATATTAAAGATTTTTTCCAGTTTGTTACTGGTAACAACCCTAGACCTCAACAAGTGGTTGAGTTTCTAGAGTTAGACAGGTTTCGGGCTATGGCTATTGTACTGAGTTATAAACAAAATTTAATTGAACGTGGACTCAAAGAGGCGACGGTGAACAGGCGCTTGGCTGCTCTGAGGAGTTTGGTGAATTATGCTTTTAAGGTTGGTAAGTGCAGTTGGACTCTTGCTGATCTTAAATCAGAACGCATTAAAGCATATCGCGATACTACTGGTATTAAACCATCGGAGTTTAAGAAAATGCTCTCCTTACCCGATCTCGACACTAATCGGGGTAGGCGTGATTATGCCATCCTGCGATTGTTGTGGGATAACGCACTTAGACGCGGGGAAGTATCATCGCTAAACATTGGCGATCTAGATTTAGATGCCCGTCGCCTGTGGATTTTGGGTAAGGGTCGGGGGAGTCAGAAGGAAGCGATAGCTTTATCAATTCCAACTGTTAATGCTTTGCAGGAATGGTTACAGGCACGACGGGAAACTGACATTAATCAACCTCTGTTTATTAGCCTTGACAAAGCATCACCAGGGCATCGTCTCAGCACTACTTCTATTTATAAGATTGTCAATGCGATCGCTCTTGATGCTGGTATTACTAAAAAACTTAGTCCTCACAGAATACGCCATAGTTCTGTTACTGCTGCACTTGAGGCGACTGGCGGCGATGTGCGACGGGTGCAGAAGTTGTCGAGACATTCTAACCTTAATACTTTGATGATTTATGACGATAACAGATTGAGTCATCAAGGAGAAATTACAGATATACTCGCAGATTTAGTTTAA